A single Triticum dicoccoides isolate Atlit2015 ecotype Zavitan chromosome 2A, WEW_v2.0, whole genome shotgun sequence DNA region contains:
- the LOC119358707 gene encoding uncharacterized protein LOC119358707 — protein sequence MSTVKVGMFGGSKGDVCDITGLSSFAPSSLRSMEIWSTPGHEGVINAIRFTFIDSKNNAIPVGPWGTPLHGQKSQTIHLTNVRVIELSGYTNDQYITSLSFRTTDAPRHHGPFRKVRPATRSDTYFRVPLMHGSIVAFCAQADDHLSAIGAYLKN from the exons ATGTCGACGGTGAAGGTTGGCATGTTTGGCGGGTCCAAAGGTGATGTCTGTGACATCACCGGATTGTCAAGTTTTGCGCCATCGAGCCTGAGGAGCATGGAGATTTGGAGCACACCGGGTCACGAAGGGGTCATCAACGCCATACGCTTCACCTTCATCGACAGCAAAAACAACGCGATCCCGGTTGGTCCATGGGGCACCCCGCTCCATGGTCAGAAAAGCCAG ACTATTCACTTGACAAATGTGCGTGTCATCGAGCTCTCCGGCTACACCAATGACCAATACATCACCTCACTATCCTTCCGCACCACCGACGCCCCAAGGCATCATGGACCATTCAGAAAAGTGAGGCCAGCAACCAGGTCCGACACTTATTTCCGCGTCCCTCTCATGCATGGCTCTATCGTGGCCTTCTGCGCCCAAGCCGACGACCACCTCAGCGCCATTGGTGCCTATCTCAAGAACTGA